The Flavobacteriales bacterium genome contains a region encoding:
- a CDS encoding group III truncated hemoglobin — MKDIEGIDEIKSLVDSFYSKVVKDETIGYIFQDVQKVNWNFHLSQMYSFWHTVLFGVMSYKGNPMLKHFYVNKNEPLSPVHFKQWLSLWEETIDEQFVGIKADLAKQRAVNMANGIQKTLKIID, encoded by the coding sequence ATGAAAGATATAGAGGGAATTGATGAAATTAAATCATTAGTTGATTCATTTTACAGTAAAGTTGTTAAAGACGAAACAATAGGTTATATATTTCAAGATGTTCAAAAGGTAAATTGGAATTTTCATTTATCTCAAATGTATTCATTTTGGCATACCGTTTTATTTGGTGTAATGTCTTATAAAGGCAATCCTATGTTAAAGCATTTTTATGTAAATAAAAATGAGCCTCTTTCTCCTGTTCATTTTAAACAATGGCTTAGTCTTTGGGAAGAAACCATTGACGAGCAATTTGTTGGTATTAAAGCAGACTTAGCTAAGCAAAGAGCAGTTAATATGGCTAATGGAATTCAAAAAACATTAAAGATTATTGACTAA
- a CDS encoding M48 family metallopeptidase has product MKKHTLKLVSILSLLIFLNSCKVNPFTGKSTLNMYQSSDQIFPMAFREYETFLSEHEVIKGTKESQMISTVGAKIAQAAEKWLTANGYEGYLKDYQWEYNLVNEETVNAWCMPGGKIVFYTGILPITQTETGVAVVMGHEVAHALADHGAQRMSAGVLQQAVAVAGNVALSEKEVERQKFNAVYGIGTTLGVMLPFSRSHESEADKIGLDIMAIAGYNPDEAAELWKRMKAKNGSTTPEFLSTHPSNDTRIANLTKWAPAAKAEAKKFGVTSFK; this is encoded by the coding sequence ATGAAAAAACATACATTAAAATTAGTTTCTATCTTATCCTTATTAATTTTCCTAAACTCTTGTAAAGTCAATCCATTTACTGGAAAAAGCACTTTAAATATGTATCAGTCTAGCGATCAGATTTTTCCTATGGCATTTAGGGAATATGAAACATTTTTATCTGAACATGAAGTAATAAAAGGGACTAAAGAAAGTCAAATGATAAGTACTGTCGGAGCAAAAATAGCTCAAGCAGCAGAAAAATGGTTAACTGCCAACGGATATGAAGGATATTTAAAAGATTACCAATGGGAATATAACTTAGTAAATGAAGAAACAGTCAATGCTTGGTGTATGCCTGGAGGTAAAATCGTCTTTTATACTGGCATACTCCCAATTACACAAACAGAGACCGGTGTGGCAGTCGTTATGGGACACGAAGTAGCACATGCTTTAGCTGACCATGGAGCACAAAGAATGAGTGCTGGTGTATTACAACAAGCAGTTGCTGTGGCTGGAAATGTAGCTTTAAGTGAAAAAGAAGTTGAACGTCAAAAGTTTAATGCTGTTTACGGTATTGGCACAACTTTAGGTGTAATGTTGCCATTTAGCAGAAGCCATGAGTCTGAAGCCGATAAAATAGGACTAGATATAATGGCAATAGCAGGATATAACCCTGATGAAGCAGCTGAGTTGTGGAAACGCATGAAAGCTAAAAACGGCAGTACAACACCCGAGTTTTTAAGCACACATCCTTCAAATGATACTCGAATTGCTAATCTCACTAAATGGGCACCAGCTGCCAAAGCTGAAGCTAAGAAATTTGGAGTTACTTCATTTAAATAA
- a CDS encoding aminotransferase class V-fold PLP-dependent enzyme encodes MENHFSKFRDNIVGINHTLQTPYHKSIPILYADWTASGRLYNTIEEKLNNNIYPYVANTHTDTNDTAKITTQAYHKAKEIIKQHVGASYKDILISSGSGMTDVINKFQRILGLKIHESHQQFINIKENDKPVVFISHMEHHSNHTTWLETLVDLVIIEPNEEGLVCVDNFKKILTKYSHKKTKILSITACSNVTGIKTPYMDMAEIIHQHGGVCFVDFACSAPYVEINMHEDDKKGRYLDAIFFSPHKFLGGPGSSGILIFNENLYTNLVPDHSGGGTVDWTNPWGGKKYVDNIEEREDGGTPPFLQTIRTAMCFQLKREMGVEQISLREKEIVDLVWSELESIKTLHILANNTKERLAIFSFYIDDLHYNLGVKMLNDKFGIQTRGGCSCAGTYGHYLLNVNQEQSKEITCSIDKGDVSQKPGWIRMSFHPTTTNQELEYAINAIKELVINHKEWSKDYDINQLKGKIMPRQNDNTFEIEKYIDSCFDFSTNSEKKYLKISQ; translated from the coding sequence ATGGAAAATCATTTCTCTAAATTTCGTGATAATATCGTTGGTATTAATCACACTCTACAAACTCCTTATCATAAATCAATTCCTATTTTATATGCAGATTGGACAGCTAGTGGTAGATTATACAACACCATAGAAGAAAAATTAAATAACAACATTTATCCCTATGTAGCTAACACCCATACTGATACGAACGACACAGCTAAAATTACAACTCAAGCCTATCACAAGGCCAAAGAAATTATTAAACAGCATGTTGGAGCATCATATAAAGATATTTTAATATCATCTGGTTCAGGAATGACTGATGTCATTAATAAGTTTCAACGAATTTTAGGGTTAAAAATTCATGAATCTCACCAGCAATTCATAAACATAAAAGAAAATGACAAACCCGTTGTATTTATTTCTCATATGGAACACCATTCTAATCATACAACATGGCTAGAAACATTAGTGGATTTAGTGATAATTGAACCTAATGAAGAAGGTTTAGTTTGTGTCGATAATTTTAAAAAAATATTAACAAAATATTCTCATAAAAAAACTAAAATATTATCCATAACAGCCTGTTCTAATGTTACAGGAATTAAAACACCTTATATGGATATGGCGGAAATAATACACCAGCATGGTGGAGTATGTTTTGTTGATTTTGCTTGTTCTGCACCCTATGTAGAAATTAATATGCATGAAGACGATAAAAAAGGTCGATATCTTGATGCTATATTTTTTTCTCCCCATAAATTTTTAGGCGGACCTGGATCAAGTGGTATTTTAATTTTTAACGAAAATTTATACACTAATCTTGTTCCTGATCATTCTGGAGGAGGAACAGTTGATTGGACAAACCCATGGGGAGGCAAAAAATATGTTGACAATATAGAAGAACGAGAAGATGGAGGAACACCTCCATTCCTCCAAACGATTCGAACTGCAATGTGTTTTCAGTTAAAAAGAGAAATGGGAGTAGAGCAAATTTCCTTGAGAGAAAAAGAGATAGTAGATTTAGTTTGGAGTGAATTAGAATCAATTAAAACGCTTCATATTTTAGCTAATAATACAAAAGAAAGGTTAGCTATATTTTCATTTTATATTGATGACTTACACTATAACTTAGGAGTAAAAATGCTTAATGATAAATTCGGCATACAAACTCGAGGAGGCTGTTCGTGTGCTGGAACTTATGGTCATTATTTATTGAATGTAAATCAAGAACAATCAAAAGAAATAACATGTTCTATTGATAAAGGCGATGTTTCTCAAAAACCAGGTTGGATTAGAATGTCATTTCATCCTACTACTACTAATCAAGAACTTGAATACGCCATAAATGCAATAAAAGAACTAGTCATAAATCATAAGGAATGGAGTAAGGATTATGACATTAATCAATTAAAAGGTAAAATAATGCCTAGACAAAACGATAATACCTTTGAGATTGAAAAATATATTGATTCATGTTTTGATTTTTCGACTAATTCAGAGAAAAAATATTTAAAAATTAGTCAATAA
- a CDS encoding ABC-F family ATP-binding cassette domain-containing protein, with translation MNYLSVENLGKNYGERILFEGLTFGLSQGDKMALIANNGTGKSSMLKIIAGQDITDEGTVTLRKGIKVAYLAQEPNFDANHSIEELINENQTEISLLITQYQNTLKQIEVNDNPLNNKALEDLTNKMDKANAWDYERRIKQILFRFNISDLTQKVGDLSGGQKKRLSLALLLLNEPDLLLLDEPTNHLDVEMIEWLEKYLQQQKITLLMVTHDRYFLDRVCNHILELEDGKLYHHTGNYAYFLEKRAEREAIYDTNLSKTGKLLKKELEWMRHSPKARTTKSKARIANFDKIKEKASRNKVKHELNLEIKMSRIGGKILELKKVYKSYGDLKILNGFDYTFKKGERIGIVGKNGVGKSTFLDILTQNETADSGKVNVGETIVYGYFSQKGIQLKEDKRVVDSLKDIAEVIVMANGTKVTASQMLTHFMFPPKTQHTFVSKLSGGEKRRLYLLMVLMKNPNFLILDEPTNDLDLLTLNKLEEFLLQFSGCLIIVSHDRYFMDKLTEHLFVFEGEGIIKDEYCSYSEYREKQLEQEKKIKTNSSLEDKQQTKSKGSNKVSFKDKYEYEQLEKEIEKLETTKKELEEDLLQEGLSFQEINQKSEKLGEIIQELDDKTMRWLELDELM, from the coding sequence ATGAATTATTTATCGGTTGAAAATTTAGGTAAAAACTACGGAGAACGCATCTTATTTGAAGGGTTGACATTTGGACTAAGCCAAGGAGATAAAATGGCTTTAATAGCCAATAATGGTACTGGAAAATCGAGTATGCTTAAGATTATAGCTGGTCAAGATATTACTGATGAAGGTACCGTAACACTCAGAAAAGGAATAAAAGTTGCATACCTAGCTCAAGAACCTAATTTTGATGCTAATCATTCTATTGAGGAGTTAATTAACGAAAACCAAACTGAAATTAGCTTGTTAATAACGCAATACCAAAACACCTTAAAACAAATTGAAGTTAATGATAACCCTCTGAATAATAAAGCTTTAGAAGATTTAACTAATAAAATGGATAAGGCAAATGCTTGGGATTATGAGCGTCGTATTAAACAAATATTATTTAGATTTAATATTAGTGATTTAACACAAAAAGTTGGTGATTTATCAGGAGGGCAAAAGAAACGTTTATCGTTAGCCTTGCTACTACTCAACGAACCTGATTTACTTTTACTTGATGAGCCTACAAACCATTTAGATGTAGAAATGATTGAATGGTTAGAGAAGTATTTACAACAGCAAAAAATTACATTACTTATGGTAACTCATGATAGGTACTTCCTAGATAGAGTTTGTAATCATATTTTAGAATTAGAAGATGGTAAGTTGTACCATCACACAGGTAATTACGCCTACTTTCTTGAAAAAAGAGCCGAAAGAGAAGCTATATACGACACTAATTTGTCAAAGACTGGTAAGTTGTTGAAAAAAGAATTGGAGTGGATGAGACACTCTCCAAAAGCACGTACTACCAAATCCAAGGCAAGAATAGCCAACTTCGATAAGATAAAAGAAAAAGCCTCCAGAAATAAAGTTAAGCATGAGCTTAATTTAGAAATCAAAATGAGTAGGATAGGGGGTAAAATACTTGAACTAAAGAAAGTCTACAAAAGCTATGGTGACTTAAAAATACTTAATGGCTTTGACTATACTTTCAAAAAAGGAGAACGTATAGGTATAGTTGGTAAAAATGGTGTGGGGAAATCCACTTTTTTAGATATACTTACTCAAAATGAAACTGCTGATAGTGGTAAAGTAAATGTTGGAGAAACCATTGTTTATGGTTATTTCTCTCAAAAGGGTATACAATTAAAAGAAGATAAAAGAGTTGTTGATTCCTTAAAAGACATTGCAGAAGTAATTGTAATGGCTAATGGCACAAAAGTAACAGCATCACAAATGCTAACGCATTTTATGTTTCCACCTAAAACACAACATACTTTTGTGTCAAAACTAAGTGGAGGAGAAAAAAGAAGACTATATCTATTGATGGTACTGATGAAGAACCCTAACTTTTTAATTCTCGATGAGCCTACCAACGATTTAGATTTGTTAACCCTTAATAAATTAGAGGAGTTTTTACTACAGTTTTCTGGTTGCTTGATAATAGTGTCACATGATAGGTATTTTATGGATAAACTCACCGAACATCTTTTTGTTTTTGAAGGTGAAGGCATTATAAAAGACGAGTACTGCAGTTATTCTGAGTACAGAGAAAAACAACTAGAACAAGAAAAAAAGATTAAAACAAATTCTAGTTTAGAAGATAAACAACAAACAAAATCTAAAGGTTCTAATAAAGTTAGTTTTAAAGATAAATACGAATACGAACAATTAGAAAAAGAAATCGAGAAGTTAGAAACGACTAAAAAAGAACTGGAAGAAGATTTACTTCAAGAAGGTTTGTCCTTTCAAGAAATCAATCAAAAAAGTGAAAAATTAGGAGAAATAATCCAAGAATTAGATGATAAGACAATGCGTTGGTTAGAACTCGACGAATTGATGTAA
- a CDS encoding DEAD/DEAH box helicase, translating to MKSFSELGLSKPLLQVLPELGFEKPSPIQEQSIPLLSEKPQDFIGLAQTGTGKTAAFGLPLLDWINTDERTTQALILAPTRELGQQIAGQLEIFAKYLPKIQIQSVYGGASIVVQMKDIKKRTPQIVIATPGRLLDLIRRNVLDLSSIRFVVLDEADEMLNMGFKEDLDDILSYTGDAKNTWLFSATMPKEIRNIVKSYMSNPVEVKVSTGNQLNENIEHQYAVVKSSDKFEGLKRVLDVEEEFRGVIFCRTRIKTQQLADDLNKSGYQSEALHGDLSQAQRDRVMKRFKNHTLQVLVATDVAARGIDVNDLTHVIHYALPDDPSYYTHRSGRTARAGKKGISLSLLTNRDMRKLDGLEKALKITIDKISIPSVEDILNIRLSKWATNLLNSPIRKDLNGKLLTDIQMLLGSLSYEELVEKLVSKEIDALNYNKKSKDLNESERASKRSSSVDSDKRSKGRERKSDKRDRSKSEFKRNDKADKKSKKSNKKGARFFINVGKLDGVSTSDLVDFISETAKIRKSDVGDVDLQKKCSFFEVDDRHSKNLANSFKGIYIDGRELRVNRDSR from the coding sequence TTGAAAAGTTTCTCAGAATTAGGACTTTCAAAACCACTTTTACAAGTTCTTCCTGAACTCGGTTTCGAAAAGCCATCTCCCATACAAGAACAATCCATTCCTCTTTTAAGTGAAAAGCCACAGGATTTTATCGGTTTAGCACAAACTGGTACAGGTAAAACCGCTGCATTTGGTTTACCGTTACTCGATTGGATTAATACTGATGAAAGAACAACCCAAGCCTTAATTCTTGCGCCTACTAGAGAACTAGGCCAACAAATTGCTGGTCAACTAGAAATTTTTGCTAAGTATTTACCAAAAATTCAAATACAATCAGTTTATGGAGGTGCTTCTATTGTTGTTCAAATGAAGGACATTAAAAAGAGAACTCCTCAAATTGTTATTGCTACTCCAGGTCGTTTGCTAGATTTAATAAGAAGAAATGTTTTGGATTTATCTTCAATAAGGTTTGTTGTTCTAGATGAAGCAGATGAAATGTTAAACATGGGCTTCAAAGAAGATTTAGACGACATTCTTTCATATACCGGTGATGCTAAAAACACGTGGTTGTTTTCAGCTACTATGCCAAAAGAAATAAGAAATATCGTTAAAAGCTATATGTCTAATCCAGTAGAAGTTAAAGTTTCTACAGGAAATCAACTGAACGAAAATATAGAGCACCAATATGCTGTTGTTAAATCATCAGATAAATTTGAAGGACTTAAAAGAGTTCTTGATGTAGAAGAAGAATTTAGAGGGGTTATATTTTGTCGTACTAGAATAAAAACCCAACAACTTGCAGATGACTTAAATAAGAGTGGCTATCAATCTGAAGCACTTCATGGTGATTTATCCCAAGCCCAAAGAGATAGAGTTATGAAGCGATTTAAAAACCATACTTTACAAGTTTTGGTTGCAACTGATGTCGCTGCAAGGGGAATAGATGTCAATGATTTGACACACGTTATACATTATGCTCTTCCAGACGACCCGTCTTATTATACTCACAGAAGTGGTCGTACAGCTAGAGCTGGTAAGAAAGGTATTTCATTATCTTTACTTACTAATAGGGATATGAGAAAATTAGATGGACTGGAAAAAGCTCTAAAAATAACAATTGATAAAATAAGTATCCCAAGTGTTGAGGATATACTTAACATACGCCTTAGTAAATGGGCTACCAATCTTTTAAATTCGCCTATTAGAAAAGATTTAAACGGTAAATTATTAACTGATATTCAAATGCTTTTAGGTTCTTTAAGTTATGAAGAACTCGTAGAAAAATTGGTTTCTAAGGAAATAGATGCCTTGAATTACAATAAAAAAAGTAAAGACTTAAATGAAAGTGAAAGAGCTTCAAAGCGTTCATCTAGTGTAGATTCTGATAAAAGAAGTAAAGGGCGCGAAAGAAAATCAGATAAAAGAGACCGCTCTAAGTCAGAGTTCAAAAGAAATGATAAAGCCGATAAAAAGAGTAAAAAATCCAATAAGAAAGGTGCCAGATTTTTTATTAATGTAGGTAAACTAGATGGTGTTAGTACATCTGATTTAGTAGATTTTATTTCGGAAACAGCAAAAATTCGCAAATCAGATGTGGGCGATGTTGATTTGCAAAAAAAATGTAGCTTTTTTGAGGTAGATGATCGCCATTCTAAAAATTTAGCCAACAGCTTTAAAGGAATATACATAGACGGTAGAGAACTTAGAGTTAATAGAGATTCAAGATAA
- the typA gene encoding translational GTPase TypA gives MKQSIRNIAIIAHVDHGKTTLVDKIIQECETLDSRKDTGELILDNNDLERERGITILSKNVSVMYNDVKINIIDTPGHADFGGEVERVLKMADGVLLLVDAFEGPMPQTRFVLGKAIELGLKPIVVVNKVDKENCTPDIVHEAVFDLMFNLDASEEQLDFATIYGSSKMGWMNTDWKVKNDNIIPLMDAILENIPEAPYNEGSAQMQITSLDYSSFKGRIAIGRVFRGDLMTGKDYMLLKDGVQKKVRIKELFIFKGLGREQVDKVRSGDLCAIIGLDDFEIGDTLSDLENPEALKRIEVDEPTMSMLFTINNSPFFGKEGKFVTSRHLRDRLYKETEKNLALRVEPTDTEDKFNVFGRGILHLSVLIETMRREGYELQVGKPQVIVKEIDGIQCEPYETLVIDVPEEFSGKAIELVTMRKGDLLVMEPKGDLQHLEFDIPSRGLIGLRNNMLTSTSGQAVMTHRFREFKALKGNIPSRLKGSLISSEQGPATPFALNRLQDRGRFFVGPADVIYKGQVIGEHSRDNDLEVNLVKGKQLTNMRKSGTDEAMKIAPKTQFSLEEAMEYIAEDEYLEVTPLSLRMRKI, from the coding sequence ATGAAACAATCCATTCGCAACATTGCTATCATAGCACACGTTGATCACGGTAAAACCACTTTAGTAGATAAAATAATCCAAGAGTGTGAAACTTTAGACAGTAGAAAAGATACTGGTGAACTTATACTTGACAATAACGATTTAGAGAGAGAAAGAGGAATTACTATACTTTCTAAAAATGTATCCGTTATGTATAATGATGTAAAAATTAACATCATTGATACACCAGGTCACGCCGACTTCGGAGGAGAGGTTGAACGTGTTTTAAAGATGGCCGATGGTGTTCTTTTACTAGTTGATGCCTTTGAAGGTCCAATGCCACAAACACGTTTTGTTTTGGGAAAAGCCATTGAGCTTGGACTAAAACCTATCGTTGTAGTTAATAAGGTAGATAAAGAAAACTGTACTCCAGACATTGTTCACGAAGCAGTTTTTGATTTAATGTTCAATTTAGATGCTAGTGAAGAGCAACTAGATTTTGCTACTATTTACGGCTCTTCCAAAATGGGTTGGATGAATACGGATTGGAAAGTTAAAAATGATAACATCATACCTCTAATGGATGCTATTCTAGAAAACATTCCAGAAGCACCCTATAATGAAGGAAGTGCTCAAATGCAAATTACATCTCTAGACTATTCGTCATTTAAGGGAAGAATAGCTATTGGTAGAGTCTTTAGAGGAGATTTGATGACTGGCAAAGACTATATGCTTTTAAAAGATGGCGTACAAAAGAAAGTCCGTATTAAAGAGTTATTTATTTTTAAGGGTCTTGGCAGAGAACAAGTGGATAAAGTGCGTAGCGGAGACTTATGTGCCATTATTGGTCTTGACGATTTTGAAATAGGTGACACGCTTTCAGATTTAGAAAATCCTGAAGCATTAAAACGAATTGAAGTTGATGAGCCAACAATGAGTATGTTATTTACTATCAACAACTCACCTTTTTTCGGAAAAGAAGGCAAGTTTGTTACCTCAAGGCATCTAAGAGATAGATTATATAAAGAGACAGAGAAAAACTTAGCATTAAGAGTTGAACCAACAGATACTGAAGATAAATTCAATGTATTTGGTAGAGGAATTCTTCATTTATCTGTACTTATAGAAACAATGCGTCGTGAAGGTTATGAATTACAAGTGGGCAAACCTCAAGTTATAGTTAAAGAAATTGATGGTATTCAATGTGAGCCATACGAAACTTTAGTCATTGACGTTCCTGAAGAATTTTCAGGCAAGGCTATAGAATTAGTTACAATGAGAAAAGGTGATTTACTAGTAATGGAGCCAAAAGGTGATTTACAACATTTAGAATTTGATATTCCCTCACGTGGACTTATCGGATTGAGAAATAATATGTTGACTTCGACTTCTGGACAAGCAGTTATGACACATCGATTTAGAGAATTTAAAGCTCTCAAAGGAAATATTCCCTCTAGATTAAAAGGCTCTCTTATTTCATCTGAACAAGGACCAGCAACCCCTTTTGCTTTAAATAGGCTTCAAGATAGAGGACGCTTTTTTGTTGGACCAGCCGATGTTATTTATAAAGGTCAAGTAATTGGAGAACATTCTAGAGATAACGATTTAGAAGTCAATCTAGTAAAAGGAAAACAATTAACTAACATGAGAAAATCTGGCACTGATGAGGCGATGAAGATAGCACCTAAGACACAATTTTCTTTAGAAGAAGCTATGGAATACATTGCTGAAGATGAGTATTTGGAAGTAACTCCTCTGAGTCTAAGAATGAGAAAAATTTAA
- a CDS encoding NAD(P)/FAD-dependent oxidoreductase: MRIAVIGGGAAGFMAAITAQSSDSNSEVILFEKSNKVLSKVKISGGGRCNVTNACFSISELAKNYPRGGGFLKKAFNHFNTKDTVEWFEQRGVELKTEEDNRMFPLSNNSQTIIDCLKNECDKHKISIKYQNPVKNIKPLERGYMINNDVIVDKLIIASGGSPKIEGLKWLLDIGLEIEKPVPSLFTFNMPNEDIKDLMGVVAPNVSVHIQGDKLKHSGPLLITHWGMSGPAILKCSAWGARILADKNYKFNVQVNWSNLNELDYLESIKEIKKSQRIIANKNPFNLPNRLWLYLLKKIDIDSNISWNKLDKKSSNKLLNVLFNDSYQVNGKTTFKEEFVTCGGISLHQINPITMESKIHKGLYFCGEILDIDGVTGGFNFQSAWTTGYLAGKNSVI; encoded by the coding sequence ATGAGAATAGCAGTAATAGGAGGAGGGGCAGCAGGTTTTATGGCAGCCATAACAGCACAATCGTCTGATTCCAATTCAGAGGTTATTCTCTTTGAGAAATCCAACAAAGTTTTGAGCAAAGTAAAGATTTCTGGAGGGGGCAGGTGCAATGTTACAAATGCTTGTTTTAGCATTTCAGAACTAGCCAAAAACTATCCTAGAGGTGGCGGATTTTTAAAAAAAGCATTCAATCACTTTAATACAAAAGATACTGTTGAATGGTTTGAACAAAGGGGAGTAGAATTAAAAACAGAAGAGGATAACAGAATGTTTCCCCTCTCTAACAACTCACAAACTATTATCGACTGTCTAAAAAATGAATGTGATAAACACAAGATCTCAATTAAGTATCAAAACCCTGTTAAAAATATTAAGCCACTAGAAAGAGGTTATATGATTAATAATGATGTTATTGTAGATAAATTAATTATTGCATCAGGAGGAAGTCCGAAAATTGAAGGCTTAAAATGGCTTTTAGATATTGGTCTTGAAATTGAAAAACCTGTGCCTTCATTATTTACTTTCAATATGCCTAATGAAGATATTAAAGATTTAATGGGTGTTGTGGCACCAAATGTAAGTGTACACATACAAGGTGATAAACTAAAACATTCTGGTCCTTTACTCATAACACATTGGGGTATGAGTGGCCCTGCAATTCTAAAGTGTTCTGCTTGGGGAGCAAGAATATTAGCAGACAAGAACTATAAATTTAACGTTCAAGTTAATTGGTCTAATTTGAATGAATTAGATTACTTAGAAAGTATAAAAGAAATAAAAAAAAGTCAGCGAATTATAGCCAACAAAAACCCTTTTAACTTACCTAATCGATTATGGTTGTATCTTCTCAAAAAAATAGATATTGACAGTAATATTTCTTGGAATAAACTAGATAAAAAAAGTAGTAATAAGTTATTAAATGTACTTTTTAATGATAGTTATCAGGTGAATGGTAAGACAACATTCAAAGAAGAATTTGTGACATGTGGAGGAATTTCATTACATCAGATTAACCCCATTACTATGGAAAGTAAAATTCATAAAGGCCTATATTTTTGTGGAGAAATATTAGATATAGATGGTGTTACTGGCGGGTTTAATTTTCAATCAGCTTGGACTACTGGATATCTTGCTGGAAAAAACAGTGTAATATGA
- a CDS encoding Crp/Fnr family transcriptional regulator produces the protein MIEENLLIKYQAKLVEFQKGDCLFKKNAIPRFYYQIQQGEVKLYNCSSDGKEFIQSIYSDNRGIGEAAILGSFNYLADGKITKDSRIWLLTKSNFLKLIKENNNEFLNVSKTIAEQLYYISMMAYENSTENSEHRILTLLNYLKKEIYQLKEPFEYKVDLSRKEIGELTGLRVETVIRSIKKLEKNKKLKLINHKVYI, from the coding sequence ATGATTGAAGAAAACTTACTTATTAAATACCAAGCTAAACTTGTTGAATTCCAAAAAGGTGATTGTTTATTCAAAAAAAATGCAATTCCAAGGTTTTATTATCAGATTCAACAAGGTGAAGTCAAATTATATAATTGTAGCTCAGATGGTAAAGAATTTATTCAATCTATTTATTCTGACAATAGAGGAATAGGAGAGGCAGCTATACTGGGTAGTTTTAATTATTTAGCAGATGGAAAAATAACTAAAGATAGTAGAATATGGCTACTGACAAAAAGTAATTTTTTAAAGCTTATTAAAGAGAATAACAATGAGTTTTTAAATGTATCTAAAACTATTGCTGAACAGTTATATTATATTTCTATGATGGCTTATGAAAATTCAACAGAAAACTCTGAACATAGAATTTTGACTTTATTAAACTATCTCAAAAAAGAAATCTATCAATTAAAAGAACCTTTTGAATATAAAGTAGATTTAAGCAGGAAAGAAATAGGTGAACTTACGGGTCTTAGAGTAGAAACAGTTATTCGAAGCATTAAAAAACTAGAGAAGAACAAAAAATTAAAGTTAATAAATCACAAAGTATATATTTAA